In one window of Acanthopagrus latus isolate v.2019 chromosome 15, fAcaLat1.1, whole genome shotgun sequence DNA:
- the LOC119033336 gene encoding cullin-9 isoform X6, whose protein sequence is MVGERRNGNLLVQLGPRLQAYPEELIRQRRNHDGQTEYLIRWCLITIDDGSGSGSGNSEAGGTSGGSSSVGSSSGSTSGESKPENILMWMSTEDVYANCPTLLGKRKTDSQRPLQQEKQQGGESSDGGQRSGGEFPTDVTFDEVELSDMKEDVKNLVRRARKQMTKKSDFSISITHTIHVLSAYASIGSLVGVFKETGALNLLMELLCNKETQTRRSAGKMLRALASHDAGSRAYVLLSLSQQDGIEQHMDFDNRYTLLELFAETTSSEEHGISFEGIHLPQIPGKLLFSLVKRYLCVTSLMDKLNTTGAESTSDRQDASPSPASSSSAAHQTEHLRVQREFDFTMAMANLISELVRVMGWDRNRQPPDGSAQCPGGGGGCGEEHGEEVSRPVLRSIFQPRFCASPVVLTTNSAVAAPVAMPTKKKAGNGFKTRSDFASRSAYVEYVQDNLKSGMMVRMLEDYEEVSAGDEGEFRYSNDGSPPVQVYWNSLSRTYWVHWHMVEILGSGSSSQAEKETQEKASSLTETLKLTSVSQTFFSKPPGGLYSLPYLSEGLQREPLALSRAEWWEILFFIKKLEPKQQQEVNSILLQSLDDQETELDDSSLIGLSVPGDVAKKLLHYLKQKLPSSCLSDLLCSHAFCKHYLRRGGGILEDEELLAESSLGSSGLGGGGGGGGGGGQSSSSLSSASASSSSAMGSVSKKAKKELPVDSGCGGSETESELPSEDESKYPEDLEDKIKVFNNPRVQGKKTVLEKLGEVVDILKKGGSGSDPAQPMAAVLFITRLLEEKGVQEKNSMRSDSAQTIRDKVLKLLVELLGSSSKDLVISTLRLTHLLMLKYEWRVSFATEGGVKAVLSCMQEFPTFTHVQQLALATLKVITGASKHDLRSVGSGLPLSESGTQMMLEIFASIGSATPEGSKGLLGAIPAAIDLMLKSKGCGLSVRNGLLVIIMLISNHKSLAEQLVASDVTTVLKKCLTLSRAETMLAIIALNHISMVHKLESKDCREQLDFKDTELQMLVVSLKELTATKEVIQTLEQLLCDDTSQLEEERNQVTHSRDTYQDLVRLMEQHRADRAVQLSILRILNKFLDSYQEDVLPWHESIEPCLSSMTAFINDREVVQLFIRFLYRLASLNKDYAVVMCRLGTKEALVKALDKHSTNLLLVTELRDLITDCEKYASLYKKMTTSVLAGCIQMVLGQIEEHRRSHQPINIPFFDVFLRNLCQGSSVELKEDKCWEKVEVSSNHHRANKLTDKNPKTYWESNGCTGSHFINIYMHKGVIIRQLAILLASEDSSYMPARILVLGGDEPTNINTELNTVNVTPSASRVVLLENVTRFWSIIQIRVKRCQQGGIDTRVHGFEVLGPKPTFWPVFKEQLCCRTYLFYSTKAHTWCQEVMEDKTQLLQLFNKLNSALRHEQMFADRFLPDAEAAEALGRTCWEALITPIVHSITLSESPGCSPLSWLLSEYLDNAESARRCKSRAAIFNSRVRRLTHLLVHVDTSRPDSEELKPPVKSKGLNRSKELKNGKEGKNKDTAAASSSSSSSSAKPKVKSSSSIAGIALCWQGVVQRQVKKFLESSCSLPDFVERYRSLYLRLKNAMEELFGQQTAFVLALRHGFSAALLQLSILRAMHVSERFAQYIDQMIQASGVACGSVETLERLQQFLEPMLFLSGLELANTFEHFYRYYLGDRLLAQGNVWLESAVIDQIGSCFPSRFPQQMLKNLSESTELQQEFHLYRLQQLDRSLQEQDQMMEEEWAESDEEAEVQVLVLSPRCWAVSSLCFLDEPVKHFPAELCSYLNQFTQFYSHSQYMYGLSHSKPRRLQWTWLGHAELQFGCWTLHVSTLQMFILLQFNSPEVEVRVDTLLEATGLSAAVLLQALLPLISEGGPLICSQPNEPLQGVLQLNQQVASRSLEGVPASVHLLPRQTYLNVDEDAAGTLERKRNYIYCLIVHIMKQEKEMHIDNLVFKVLDSCQKQEAARSPGAGRFSCSTSDVLSCIMHVISKGCVRRNEENPHIVEFLPEDPSTPQKGQAQFSFSRTEMRKDARDSVADISLMSAPRQFEDGVLDAVLFSMGRTMSQEEVRQLMQRTVQQVSGTLSLDLDRAEHLLVHCKWNVDLLVQRYTDDPDALIMAAGLKFRNPQPPQSPVSTCPVCLGPRSTAAESFPSLSCMHYCCQSCWQEYLTARIEQNLVMNCNCPITDCQAQPTSLFFLNILTDKDTIAKYENALLRGYVECCSNLTWCTNPQGCDQILCKENMGSMGTCSKCCWSSCFSCNFPEAHYPASCSHMSQWMDDGGYYEGMSMEAQSKHLAKLISKRCPSCQAQIEKNEGCLHMTCAKCNHGFCWRCLKPWKPTHKDYYNCSAMVSKAARQEKKFQDYNERCTFHHQAKDFAVNLENKVSSINEALQMKSLTFVIDACKVLAQARKVLAYSCVYSYYNQETEKMDVMEQQTEALDLHTNALQILLEETLLQCTDLASCVRLLKPEHLNTGLELIRRIQERLLAILQHSTQDFRVGYQSKSCQEPESTQASNLSNHTDTNKVSKSERASDSGDSDNNNNTGEEGGEEAEDEDDEYDEEYVPEWHEDYDEDDIDEDDFFSDDDESENLERDFSPFD, encoded by the exons GCAGTCGGGCATACGTCCTGCTGTCTCTCAGTCAGCAGGACGGCATCGAGCAGCACATGGACTTTGATAATCGTTACACTCTGCTGGAGCTGTTCGCTGAAACCACGTCGTCGGAGGAACACGGCATCTCCTTTGAAGGGATCCACCTGCCTCAG ATTCCGGGCAAGCTGCTCTTCTCACTGGTGAAACGTTACCTGTGCGTCACATCTCTGATGGACAAACTCAACACGACAGGGGCGGAGTCCACCTCTGACAGACAGGACGCCAGCccctcccccgcctcctcctctaGTGCCGCCCACCAGACGGAGCACCTGCGTGTCCAGCGAGAGTTCGACTTCACCATGGCGATGGCCAACCTGATCTCAGAGCTGGTCCGCGTCATGGGCTGGGACCGCAACCGCCAGCCTCCAGATGGCTCTGCTCAGTGCCCGGGCGGAGGCGGGGGCTGTGGGGAGGAGCATGGGGAGGAGGTGTCCCGCCCCGTCCTCAGGTCCATCTTTCAGCCTCGTTTCTGCGCCTCCCCCGTTGTCCTCACCACCAACTCCGCTGTAGCCGCTCCCGTTGCCATGCCAACAAAGAAGAAGGCAGGAAACGGATTCAAAACACGCTCTGACTTCGCCAGCCGATCGGCCTACGTGGAGTACGTCCAGGACAACCTGAAGAGCGGCATGATGGTCCGTATGCTGGAGGACTACGAGGAGGTGAGCGCCGGAGACGAAGGAGAGTTTCGCTACAGCAATGACGGCTCGCCACCTGTTCAG GTGTATTGGAACTCCCTGTCCAGGACTTACTGGGTCCATTGGCACATGGTGGAGATCCtcggcagcggcagcagcagtcaggCTGAGAAGGAGACGCAGGAGAAGGCGTCTTCCCTGACAGAGACACTCAAACTCACCTCAG TGAGTCAGACATTCTTCTCGAAGCCGCCCGGCGGTCTGTACTCGCTGCCGTACCTGTCAGAGGGTCTGCAGAGGGAGCCGCTGGCGCTGAGCCGGGCCGAGTGGTGGGAGATCCTCTTCTTCATCAAGAAACTGGAgcccaaacagcagcaggaggtcaACAGCATCCTGCTGCAGAGTCTCGACGACCAG GAGACTGAGCTAGATGACTCGTCTCTGATTGGTCTGTCTGTCCCCGGGGACGTAGCGAAGAAGCTGCTGCACTACCTGAAGCAGAAGCTGCCGTCGTCGTGTCTGAGCGACCTGCTCTGCTCGCACGCCTTCTGCAAACACtacctgaggagaggaggaggaattctggaggacgaggagctgCTGG CTGAAAGCTCTCTGGGTTCGTCTGgcctgggaggaggagggggaggaggaggaggaggaggtcagagttcctcctctttgtcatcAGCCtcggcctcctcttcctcagcgATGGGCTCTGTCTCCAAAAAAGCAAAGAAGGAACTTCCTGTTGATTCAGGCTGCGGCGGCTCGGAGACGGAGAGCGAGCTGCCCTCAGAGGACGAGAGCAAATATCCTGAAGACCTGGAGGACAAGATAAAAG TGTTTAACAACCCGCGGGTCCAGGGGAAGAAGACGGTCTTGGAGAAGCTGGGAGAGGTGGTAGACATCCTAAAGAAGGGCGGGTCCGGCTCAGACCCGGCCCAGCCGATGGCCGCCGTTCTCTTCATCACccggctgctggaggagaaaggagTTCAGGAGAAGAACTCCATGAGGAGCGACTCTGCCCAGACCATCCG GGACAAGGTGCTcaagctgctggtggagctgctcGGCTCGTCCTCTAAAGACCTGGTGATCAGCACGCTGAGGCTCACACACCTCCTCATGCTGAAGTACGAGTGGAGGGTCTCCTTCGCCACCGAGGGCGGAGTCAAAGCTGTCCTGTCCTGCATGCAGGAGTTCCCCACCTTCACACACGTCCAGCAGCTGGCGCTCGCt ACGCTGAAGGTGATCACTGGAGCCAGTAAACACGACCTCCGCAGTGTCGGCAGcggcctccctctctctgagtCGGGCACTCAGATGATGTTGGAAATCTTCGCCAGCATTGGTTCAGCCACACCTGAAGGCTCCAAAGGCCTGCTGGGAGCCATCCCCGCCGCCATCGACCTCATGCTGAAATCTAAAGG CTGCGGGCTGTCAGTGCGGAATGGCCTGCTCGTCATCATCATGCTCATCTCCAACCACAAGAGCCTGGCGGAGCAGCTGGTGGCGTCAGACGTCACCACTGTCCTCAAGAAATGTCTGACTCTGTCCAGAGCGGAGACGATGCTCGCCATCATCGCCCTCAACCACATCTCCATGGTGCACAAGCTAGAGAGCAAAG actgtcGGGAGCAGCTGGACTTTAAGGACACGGAGCTGCAGATGTTGGTTGTGAGTCTGAAGGAGCTGACTGCCACCAAAGAGGTGATCCAGactctggagcagctgctgtgtgacgACAcgtcacagctggaggaggaacgcaaccag GTGACTCACAGTCGGGACACGTATCAGGATCTGGTCCGTCTGATGGAGCAGCACCGAGCTGACCGGGCTGTCCAGCTTTCCATCCTCAG GATCCTGAACAAATTCCTGGACAGCTACCAGGAGGACGTGCTGCCGTGGCATGAGAGCATCGAGCCCTGCCTGTCCTCCATGACGGCCTTCATCAACGACAGAGAG GTGGTCCAGCTGTTTATCCGCTTCCTGTACCGACTGGCGTCTCTGAACAAAGACTACGCGGTGGTCATGTGTCGGCTGGGGACCAAAGAGGCTCTGGTGAAAGCACTGGACAAACACAGCACCAACCTGCTGCTGGTCACCGAGCTGCGAGACCTCATCACCGACTGTGAGAAGTACGCCAGCCTGTACAAGAAGATGACCACCAGCGTCCTCGCAGGGTGTATCCAG atgGTGTTGGGTCAGATCGAAGAGCATCGTCGCAGCCACCAACCAATCAACATCCCCTTCTTTGATGTGTTCCTGAGGAACCTCTGCCAAG GTTCCAGTGTGGAGCTGAAGGAGGATAAGTGCTGGGAGAAAGTGGAAGTTTCGTCCAATCACCATCGAGCAAACAAACTGACCGACAAGAACCCCAAAACTTACTGGGAGTCCAACGGCTGCACCGGCTCGCACTTCATCAACATCTACATGCACAAAGGAGTCATCATCAG aCAACTGGCCATCCTGTTGGCCAGCGAGGACTCGAGCTACATGCCGGCCCGGATCCTGGTTCTGGGAGGTGACGAGCCCACCAACATcaacactgaactgaacacG GTGAACGTGACTCCGTCTGCCAGTCGAGTGGTACTCCTGGAGAACGTGACCAGATTCTGGTCCATCATCCAGATCAGGGTCAAGAGATGTCAGCAG GGTGGTATCGACACAAGAGTCCACGGGTTTGAGGTTCTGGGTCCGAAGCCGACATTCTGGCCGGTGTTTAAGGAGCAGCTGTGCTGTCGGACCTACCTGTTCTACAGCACCAAGGCCCACACCTGGTGTCAGGAGGTGATGGAAGACAagacacagctgctgcagctcttcaaCAA actgaACAGCGCTCTCAGACACGAGCAGATGTTTGCAGATCGTTTCCTGCCGGATGCCGAGGCAGCTGAAGCTCTGGGTCGAACCTGCTGGGAGGCTCTGATCACCCCGATTGTCCACAGCATCACACtgtcag AATCCCCGGGGTGCAGCCCTCTATCCTGGCTCCTCAGTGAGTACCTGGATAACGCAGAGTCCGCTCGCCGCTGTAAAAGCCGGGCGGCCATCTTTAACTCCAGAGTGAGACGACTCACACACCTGCTGGTGCACGTGGACACGAGCCGACCGGACAGCGAGGAGCTGAAACCTCCCGTCAAATCAA aaggTCTCAACCGAAGCAAAGAGCTGAAGA ATGGTAAGGAGggtaaaaacaaagacactgcCGCagcgtcctcttcctcctcctcctcctcagccaaGCCTAaagtgaagagcagcagcagcatcgcaGGGATCGCCCTCTGTTGGCAGGGAGTGGTACAGCGCCAG GTGAAGAAGTTTCTGGAGTCGAGCTGCAGCCTGCCGGACTTTGTGGAGCGTTACCGGAGTCTGTACCTGCGGCTGAAGAACGCAATGGAGGAGCTGTTTGGACAGCAGACGGCCTTCGTCCTCGCCCTCCGACACGGCTTCTCTGCCGCCCTGTTGCAGCTCTCCATCCTCAGAGCGATGCAC GTGAGCGAGCGTTTCGCTCAATACATCGACCAGATGATCCAGGCCAGTGGCGTGGCGTGCGGCAGCGTGGAGACTCTGGAGCGGCTGCAGCAGTTTCTGGAGCCGATGCTCTTCCTTTCAGGCCTGGAGCTCGCCAACACCTTTGAACATTTCTACAG gtacTACCTGGGCGATCGGCTGCTGGCTCAGGGGAACGTGTGGTTGGAGAGCGCCGTGATCGATCAGATCGGCAGCTGCTTCCCAAGTCGCTTCCCTCAGCAGATGTTGAAGAACCTGAGCGAGtcaactgagctgcagcaggagtttCACCTGTAccgcctgcagcagctggaccGAAGCCTGCAGGAGCAAGACCAG atgatggaggaggagtgggCGGAGTCAGATGAGGAGGCAGAGGTccaggttctggttctgtctccacGCTGCTGGGCCGTCTCCTCGCTCTGCTTCCTGGATGAACCCGTTAAACATTTCCCAGCTGAACTCTGCTCGTACCTGAACCAGTTCACCCAGTTCTACAGCCACA gtcagTACATGTACGGTCTGAGTCACTCGAAGCCTCGCCGGCTGCAGTGGACGTGGCTCGGTCACGCCGAGCTGCAGTTCGGCTGCTGGACGCTTCACGTCTCGACGTTGCAGATGTTCATCCTGCTGCAGTTCAACAGCCCTGAGgtg GAGGTCAGAGTAGACACTCTGCTGGAGGCGACCGGCCTGTCTGCTGCCGTCCTGCTTCAGGCTCTGCTGCCGCTCATCAGTGAGGGAGGACCGCTGATCTGCAGCCAGCCCAACGAGCCCCTCCAGG GTGTGTTGCAGTTAAACCAGCAGGTGGCGTCTCGCAGTCTGGAGGGCGTCCCTGCGTCTGTCCACTTGCTGCCCAGACAGACGTACCTGAATGTGGACGAAGACGCCGCCGGCAcgctggagaggaagaggaactaCATCTACTGTCTGATCGTCCACATCAtgaagcaggagaaggagatgcaCATCGACAACCTGGTCTTCAAG GTTCTGGACTCGTGTCAGAAGCAGGAAGCCGCTCGCTCTCCGGGCGCAGGACgtttcagctgcagcaccagcGACGTGCTGTCCTGCATCATGCACGTCATCAGCAAAGGCTGCGTCCGACGTAACGAGGAGAACCCGCACATTGTGGAGTTCCTGCCAGAGGACCCATCCACGCCGCAGAAAGGCCAGGCCCAGTTCTCCTTCAGCCGGACTGAGATGAGGAAGGATGCCAGAGACAGCGTGGCCGACATCAG TCTGATGTCGGCGCCGCGGCAGTTTGAGGACGGCGTTCTGGATGCAGTTCTGTTCTCGATGGGCCGGACGATGTCACAGGAGGAAGTCCGTCAGCTGATGCAGAGGACCGTCCAACAg gTGTCGGGGACTCTGAGTCTGGACCTGGACCGGGCTGAACACCTGTTGGTTCACTGTAAGTGGAACGTGGACCTGCTGGTGCAGCGCTATACTGACGACCCTGACGCACTTATCATGGCTGCCGGTCTCAAGTTCCGAAACCCTCAGCCGCCGCAGAGCCCCGTCTCCACGTGCCCCGTCTGCCTGGGCCCTCGCAGCACCGCCGCGGAGTCGTTCCCCTCACTGAGCTGCATGCACTACTGCTGCCAG TCGTGCTGGCAGGAGTACCTGACAGCGAGGATCGAACAGAACCTGGTGATGAACTGTAACTGTCCAATCACAGACTGCCAGGCTCAGCCCACCTCACTGTTCTTCCTCAATATCCTCACTGACAAAGACACCATTGCCAAG TATGAGAATGCCTTGCTCAGAGGCTACGTGGAGTGCTGCTCCAACTTGACGTGGTGCACCAACCCTCAAGGCTGCGATCAGATCCTCTGCAAGGAGAACATGGGCAGCATGGGGACCTGCTCTAAGTGCTGCTGGTCCTCCTGCTTCAGCTGCAACTTCCCCGAG GCCCACTACCCAGCCAGCTGCAGCCACATGTCTCagtggatggatgatggaggatATTATGAAGGGATGAGTATGGAGGCTCAGAGCAAACATCTCGCCAAACTCATCTCCAAACGCTGCCCGAGCTGCCAAGCTCAGATCGAGAAGAACGAGGGCTGCCTGCA tATGACCTGTGCCAAGTGTAACCATGGTTTCTGCTGGCGGTGTCTGAAACCATGGAAACCGACACACAAAGACTACTACAACTGCTCTGCCATG GTGAGTAAAGCGGCGCGGCAAGAGAAGAAGTTCCAGGATTATAATGAGAGGTGCACCTTCCACCACCAGGCCAAG GATTTTGCCGTCAACCTGGAGAACAAAGTGTCGTCCATTAACGAAGCTCTGCAGATGAAGTCTTTGACTTTTGTCATCGATGCCTGTAAAGTCCTCGCTCAGGCCCGAAAG gtgctGGCTTACTCCTGCGTTTACAGCTACTACAACCAGGAGACGGAGAAGATGGACGTGATGGAGCAGCAGACGGAGGCTCTGGACCTGCACACCAATGCCCTGCAGATCCTGCTGG AGGAGACTCTGCTGCAGTGCACTGACCTGGCCTCGTGTGTCCGGCTGCTGAAACCAGAACATCTCAACACCGGACTGGAACTGATCCGACGTATCCAGGAGCGCCTGCTGGCCATCCTGCAGCACTCCACCCAG GACTTCAGGGTTGGTTATCAGTCCAAGAGCTGCCAGGAACCAGAATCCACGCAGGCCTCCAACCTGTCCAACCACACCGACACCAACAAAGT GTCCAAGTCGGAGCGAGCATCGGACTCTGGAGACTcggataacaacaacaacacgggCGAGGAGGGCGGCGAGGAGGCTGAGGACGAGGATGATGAGTACGATGAAGAGTATGTCCCCGAGTGGCACGAGGACTACGACGAGGACGACATCGACGAGGACGACTTCTTCTCTGATGACGACGAGTCCGAGAACCTGGAGAGGGATTTCAGCCCCTTCGACTGA